One Gemmatimonadota bacterium DNA window includes the following coding sequences:
- a CDS encoding phytanoyl-CoA dioxygenase family protein, with translation MEGFETCAGKHVRCTKETRGQAWANCPGWPDRSRALDREATGLAVEINTNLDRFETTGFVILKGFYPDRVVEAARRDAGELVDRFADRLMAAGKISRDHGDAPFETRLARICEDAPDDAPHIFRKELHLAGMYEVFFHPPLLDIVETLLGEELRLYPNYSIRPKLPDHAPTLVLWHQDGGYTYKVHRDGDHSAETVDALRMINVWSPLVPAREDNGCMQFIPGTHRIGMARHEDREYYLEIKQEDLAPYVDQAVSIEMDPGDIVLFHNMLYHQGLPNRSDQVRWSMDWRYQDARQPTLRSTTGHLARSRLHPEKVVRDAGDWVRRSFQ, from the coding sequence ATTGAAGGATTCGAAACGTGTGCAGGTAAACATGTGAGGTGTACAAAGGAAACGCGCGGCCAGGCCTGGGCGAATTGTCCTGGGTGGCCAGACAGGAGCCGCGCGCTGGACCGGGAGGCCACTGGCTTGGCAGTAGAGATAAATACGAACCTGGATCGGTTCGAAACAACGGGATTCGTGATCCTGAAGGGGTTCTATCCCGATAGGGTGGTGGAGGCGGCCCGGCGCGACGCCGGCGAACTCGTGGACAGGTTCGCGGACCGGCTGATGGCGGCCGGCAAGATCTCGAGAGACCACGGCGATGCGCCCTTCGAGACGCGCCTGGCCCGGATCTGCGAGGACGCCCCGGACGACGCGCCCCACATCTTCCGCAAGGAGCTCCACCTGGCGGGCATGTACGAGGTTTTCTTCCATCCGCCGCTGCTGGACATCGTGGAAACCCTACTGGGCGAGGAACTTCGGCTCTATCCCAACTACTCCATCCGCCCCAAGCTGCCCGACCACGCCCCGACGCTCGTCCTCTGGCACCAGGACGGCGGATATACCTACAAGGTCCACCGCGACGGCGATCACAGCGCGGAGACGGTGGACGCCCTGCGCATGATCAACGTATGGTCTCCCCTGGTCCCCGCCCGCGAGGACAACGGGTGCATGCAGTTCATCCCCGGTACGCACCGGATTGGCATGGCCCGGCACGAAGACCGCGAATACTACCTCGAAATTAAGCAGGAGGACCTGGCGCCCTACGTGGACCAGGCCGTGTCCATCGAAATGGACCCGGGAGACATCGTCCTCTTCCATAACATGCTCTACCACCAGGGACTGCCCAACCGCTCCGATCAGGTCAGGTGGAGCATGGACTGGCGTTACCAGGATGCACGGCAGCCGACGCTGCGCAGCACCACGGGGCATCTCGCCCGCAGCCGCCTGCATCCCGAAAAGGTCGTACGCGACGCCGGGGACTGGGTCCGCCGGTCGTTTCAGTAG
- a CDS encoding Arc family DNA-binding protein, translated as MVPDKKKPLLLRINTELWNDLNAWAKDELRSVNAQIEYILRAEVHKRRKRRRREED; from the coding sequence ATCGTGCCGGATAAAAAGAAACCCCTGCTGCTGCGAATCAACACCGAGCTCTGGAATGACCTCAACGCCTGGGCAAAGGATGAATTGCGTAGCGTGAACGCCCAGATTGAGTATATATTGAGGGCGGAAGTGCACAAACGGAGGAAGCGGCGGCGGCGCGAGGAAGATTGA
- a CDS encoding SPFH domain-containing protein yields MDWVITFNPPVLEQEMSVRDVLLLVFIFIPVLAVLGFCFKGFFTLEPNEASVLTLFGKYTGTVREQGFWWVNPLNSKAKISLRARNFDSERLKVNDKNGNPIEISAVVVWRVEDTAQASFDVDDFVEYIQVQSESAIRHLATSYPYDLTEGETASLRSSIEEVSEALGNEIRERVAAAGVSVSEARINHLAYAPEIAQVMLQRQQADAIIAARQKIVDGAVGMVEMALERLKDQHVVDLDEERKAAMVSNLLTVLCSESSTQPIVNTGSLY; encoded by the coding sequence ATGGACTGGGTCATCACGTTCAATCCACCCGTACTGGAGCAGGAAATGAGCGTCAGAGACGTGCTCCTGCTGGTGTTTATCTTCATACCGGTCCTCGCCGTGTTGGGATTCTGCTTCAAGGGATTCTTCACGCTGGAACCGAACGAAGCTAGTGTGCTTACGCTGTTCGGCAAATACACGGGGACGGTGAGGGAGCAGGGATTCTGGTGGGTGAATCCCCTCAACAGCAAGGCGAAGATCTCACTGCGAGCCAGGAATTTCGACAGCGAGCGACTGAAGGTGAACGACAAAAACGGCAACCCGATCGAGATCTCGGCCGTCGTGGTCTGGCGCGTGGAAGATACGGCCCAGGCGAGTTTCGATGTGGACGATTTCGTCGAATACATACAGGTACAGTCCGAATCGGCCATTCGCCATTTAGCCACCAGCTATCCCTATGACCTGACCGAGGGGGAGACCGCCAGCCTGAGGTCCTCCATAGAGGAAGTGTCCGAAGCGCTCGGAAACGAAATACGGGAACGGGTCGCGGCGGCCGGGGTTTCGGTATCGGAAGCGCGGATCAACCACCTGGCCTACGCCCCGGAAATCGCGCAGGTGATGCTGCAGCGGCAGCAGGCCGATGCCATCATCGCCGCCCGCCAGAAGATCGTGGACGGCGCGGTGGGCATGGTGGAGATGGCCCTGGAAAGACTGAAGGACCAGCATGTAGTCGACCTGGACGAAGAACGCAAGGCCGCCATGGTGAGCAATCTCCTCACCGTGCTCTGCAGCGAGTCGTCCACGCAGCCTATCGTCAATACCGGTTCGCTGTACTGA
- a CDS encoding peroxiredoxin, with translation MALRLMDEAPDFTAETTEGTIRFHEWLGDGWGILFSHPADYTPVCTTELGYMANIAHEFARRNVKILAISVDPLDSHRGWIGDINETQNANVSYPLIADPDQEVAQLYDMIHPNADDKMTVRSVFVIGPDKKIKLMLTYPASTGRNFDEILRVVDSLQLTAHHKLATPVNWTSGEDCIIVPAVTDEEADQTYSDIRRVKPYLRYVKQPQG, from the coding sequence ATGGCGTTACGTTTAATGGACGAAGCCCCGGATTTCACCGCTGAAACCACCGAGGGAACGATTCGTTTTCACGAATGGCTCGGGGACGGCTGGGGCATACTCTTTTCCCATCCTGCGGATTACACGCCGGTCTGCACCACGGAACTGGGTTACATGGCCAACATCGCCCACGAGTTCGCCCGGCGAAACGTCAAGATCCTGGCCATCAGCGTGGATCCCCTCGATTCCCACCGCGGCTGGATCGGCGACATCAACGAGACGCAGAACGCGAACGTGAGCTACCCGCTGATCGCGGATCCTGACCAGGAAGTCGCCCAGCTCTACGACATGATCCATCCGAACGCCGACGACAAGATGACCGTACGTTCGGTGTTCGTCATCGGTCCGGACAAGAAGATCAAGCTGATGCTGACCTACCCCGCGTCCACGGGCCGGAATTTCGACGAGATCCTGCGCGTCGTGGATTCCCTCCAGTTGACGGCTCATCACAAGCTCGCCACGCCGGTGAACTGGACCAGCGGCGAAGATTGCATCATCGTGCCGGCGGTCACGGACGAGGAAGCGGACCAGACCTACTCCGACATCCGCCGCGTGAAGCCCTACCTGCGCTACGTGAAGCAGCCCCAGGGCTGA
- a CDS encoding ThuA domain-containing protein, giving the protein MPKALFVWGGWEGHEPRQSQDIFIPLLESEGYDITQSDTLAAYLDAEAMPTYDLIVQTVTMSTITGAQEKALLDTVSAGAGFGGWHGGQADAFRNNTNYQYMVGGQWVSHPGGIIDYEVNVTDHDDPVTAGLDDFAMHSEQYYMHVDPSNHVLATTTFSGDHDAWIDGTVMPVAWKRPWGKGKVFHCSLGHVASDFDVPEAREIVRRGLIWCTR; this is encoded by the coding sequence ATGCCTAAGGCCCTTTTCGTCTGGGGTGGTTGGGAAGGACACGAACCCAGGCAGTCTCAGGACATCTTCATCCCGCTGCTCGAATCGGAAGGATACGATATCACACAGAGCGACACGCTCGCCGCCTACCTGGACGCGGAAGCCATGCCCACGTATGATCTCATCGTTCAGACCGTGACCATGAGCACGATCACCGGCGCCCAGGAAAAGGCGCTCCTGGATACGGTGTCCGCCGGGGCCGGGTTCGGCGGCTGGCACGGCGGGCAGGCGGACGCCTTCCGCAACAACACGAATTACCAGTACATGGTGGGTGGACAGTGGGTGTCCCATCCGGGCGGCATCATCGACTACGAAGTCAACGTCACCGATCACGACGACCCCGTGACGGCCGGGCTGGACGACTTCGCCATGCACTCGGAACAGTACTACATGCACGTCGATCCGTCCAATCACGTGCTCGCGACCACGACCTTCAGCGGGGATCACGACGCCTGGATCGACGGCACGGTGATGCCCGTGGCGTGGAAAAGGCCGTGGGGCAAGGGGAAGGTATTCCACTGTTCGCTGGGTCACGTCGCCAGTGATTTCGACGTGCCCGAGGCGCGGGAAATCGTCCGTCGCGGGCTGATCTGGTGCACGCGTTGA
- a CDS encoding phytanoyl-CoA dioxygenase family protein has protein sequence MHSQAEQQINVDDRDWRALTRGERVRMIEEEGYLIIPDWISPDHLAELKAESERLETVGRDYSEKQRGCRDPHLASPKLAELIAFEPTVGFLEELFGDRLVFIHYTYDRSEPGTPGISLHTDGQPYGSKIFGYEGSCPITVRVLYYLDDLTLDVSPFRVVPRSHLCMHADAHPYKRYERHPEEVVVPCTAGSALFLNHRTFHGTLPNRGNRSRAMLAVAYRPAWAGPIVDVEPRDPSDLESMPDSVRPFLGDPSMRTYEFGVGNKPEGMSDSAPGMNPSRWERRS, from the coding sequence ATGCACAGTCAAGCGGAACAGCAGATCAATGTGGATGACCGGGACTGGCGCGCCCTCACCCGGGGCGAGCGGGTCCGGATGATCGAGGAGGAGGGCTACCTGATCATCCCGGACTGGATCTCACCGGACCACCTGGCCGAGTTGAAAGCGGAAAGCGAAAGACTCGAAACCGTCGGACGGGACTACAGCGAAAAGCAGCGGGGCTGCAGGGATCCGCATCTTGCCAGTCCGAAGCTGGCCGAACTCATCGCCTTCGAACCCACGGTGGGGTTCCTGGAGGAGTTGTTCGGCGACCGCCTGGTTTTCATTCACTATACCTACGACCGGTCCGAACCCGGCACGCCGGGGATCAGTCTCCATACGGACGGCCAGCCCTACGGCTCAAAGATATTCGGGTACGAGGGAAGCTGCCCAATTACCGTCCGGGTACTCTACTACCTCGACGACCTGACGCTGGACGTCTCGCCCTTCCGGGTCGTTCCCAGGTCCCATCTCTGCATGCACGCGGACGCCCACCCGTACAAGCGGTACGAGCGCCATCCCGAGGAGGTGGTCGTACCCTGCACAGCGGGATCGGCGTTGTTCCTGAATCACCGGACGTTCCACGGCACGCTGCCCAACAGAGGCAACCGGTCTCGGGCCATGCTCGCGGTGGCCTACCGGCCGGCCTGGGCCGGACCGATCGTCGACGTGGAGCCGCGGGATCCGTCGGACCTGGAAAGTATGCCCGATTCCGTCCGGCCCTTCCTGGGTGATCCCAGCATGCGAACCTACGAGTTCGGCGTCGGCAACAAGCCGGAGGGCATGTCGGACAGTGCGCCCGGGATGAACCCGAGCCGCTGGGAACGGCGGTCATAG
- the purT gene encoding formate-dependent phosphoribosylglycinamide formyltransferase encodes MAVLGTPLSPSATRVLMCGSGELGKEVVIEFQRLGVEVVAVDRYANAPAMQVAHRSHVVDMLDPSALRTVIERENPDFVVPEIEAIATGALVDLESEGYHVVPTARAVHLTMNREGIRRLAAEELGLPTSPYRFAETREAYERAVREIGLPCVIKPVMSSSGKGQSTVRHASEAAGAWQRAHDEARGGAGKVIVEGFVEFDYEITLLTVRHAGGTGFCLPIGHEQVDGDYRYSWQPQPMSEKAWAEARRTASAVTTALGGRGVFGVELFIRGDEVVFSEVSPRPHDTGMVTLISQDLSEFALHARAVLGLPIPEIHQHGPSASAALVVEGESDRMKFGNLGTALAEPDTGLFLFGKPEVSGHRRLGVAVARGDDIDAARAKAVRAMESVRVEL; translated from the coding sequence ATGGCCGTGCTAGGCACGCCGCTGTCCCCTTCGGCGACCCGGGTGCTGATGTGCGGCTCGGGCGAACTGGGCAAGGAAGTGGTCATCGAGTTCCAGCGGCTGGGCGTGGAAGTGGTCGCGGTCGACCGTTACGCCAACGCGCCGGCCATGCAGGTGGCCCACCGCTCCCATGTCGTGGACATGCTGGATCCATCCGCCCTGCGCACGGTGATCGAGCGGGAAAACCCCGATTTCGTCGTACCCGAAATAGAAGCCATCGCCACCGGCGCACTGGTGGACCTGGAATCGGAAGGATACCACGTCGTTCCCACGGCGCGGGCCGTCCACCTGACCATGAACCGGGAAGGGATACGCCGGCTGGCTGCGGAGGAACTCGGCCTTCCCACGTCGCCCTATCGCTTCGCCGAGACCCGCGAAGCCTACGAACGTGCGGTGCGCGAGATCGGCCTGCCCTGCGTCATCAAGCCCGTCATGAGCTCATCCGGCAAGGGACAGAGCACGGTGCGCCACGCATCGGAGGCGGCCGGCGCCTGGCAGCGCGCGCACGACGAGGCCCGCGGCGGCGCGGGCAAGGTGATCGTAGAGGGATTCGTCGAATTCGACTACGAAATCACGCTCCTGACAGTGCGCCACGCGGGCGGCACGGGTTTCTGCCTGCCCATCGGCCACGAGCAGGTCGATGGAGACTACCGGTACTCCTGGCAGCCCCAGCCCATGAGCGAGAAGGCGTGGGCGGAAGCCAGGCGGACGGCTTCAGCGGTCACCACCGCACTCGGTGGCCGTGGCGTATTTGGCGTTGAGTTGTTCATCAGGGGCGATGAAGTGGTCTTCAGCGAAGTCTCGCCCCGCCCCCACGATACGGGCATGGTCACGCTCATCTCGCAGGACCTGTCCGAGTTCGCCCTGCACGCACGGGCCGTGCTGGGTCTTCCGATCCCGGAGATCCACCAGCATGGTCCTTCCGCGTCGGCAGCCCTCGTGGTGGAAGGCGAGTCCGACCGGATGAAGTTCGGCAACCTGGGTACCGCCCTTGCCGAGCCGGACACCGGCCTGTTTCTCTTCGGCAAGCCCGAGGTCTCCGGTCACCGGCGCCTTGGCGTAGCCGTCGCCCGGGGCGATGACATCGACGCGGCCCGCGCGAAAGCGGTCCGGGCCATGGAATCCGTGCGCGTCGAACTGTAG
- a CDS encoding NAD(P)(+) transhydrogenase (Re/Si-specific) subunit beta, which produces MSPDLVRFAYLVAASLFVFGLKGLSHPRTAVRGNRLSALGMFIAIVVTLIDQQIVRFEFIVAGIVLGGAIGAIWALKVPMTAMPQFVGLCNGFGGGASVLVAGAAYVEAALRSADTISMQFGIATMASGLIGGVTFWGSLIAFGKLQGIVSEKAVRFTGDHVLKGLFLLAGLAAGVLCILQPENTMYFWIMVAIASVLGILLVVPIGGADMPVVIALLNSYSGMAAAATGFVLSNNVLIISGSLVGASGFILTSIMCKAMNRSLANVMFAGVGGDAGGDDAGPADDLYEGKVKSTTAEEVAMVLDSARRVVFVPGYGMAVAQAQHAVRDLANQLEADGIEVEFAIHPVAGRMPGHMNVLLAEADVPYDRLKEMDEANTGFEQTDVTIVIGANDVVNPLARDAADTPLTGMPILNVDKSRTVVVIKRSLSPGFAGIPNPLFAADNCLMLFADGKDAVQELTAAVNEI; this is translated from the coding sequence ATGTCCCCCGATCTCGTCCGCTTCGCCTATCTCGTCGCCGCCTCCCTGTTCGTATTCGGGCTGAAGGGCCTCTCACATCCCCGCACCGCGGTGCGGGGCAACCGCCTGAGTGCCCTGGGCATGTTCATAGCCATCGTGGTGACACTGATCGACCAGCAGATCGTCCGGTTCGAGTTCATCGTCGCGGGTATCGTCCTCGGCGGAGCGATCGGCGCCATCTGGGCGCTCAAGGTGCCCATGACCGCCATGCCGCAGTTCGTGGGACTGTGCAACGGTTTCGGCGGCGGGGCGTCGGTGCTCGTGGCCGGCGCGGCCTACGTCGAGGCAGCGCTGCGGTCCGCGGACACGATTTCGATGCAGTTCGGCATCGCGACCATGGCGTCCGGACTGATCGGCGGCGTGACTTTCTGGGGTAGCCTGATCGCCTTTGGCAAACTGCAGGGCATCGTCTCCGAAAAAGCGGTTCGCTTCACCGGAGATCACGTGCTCAAAGGGCTCTTCCTGTTGGCCGGACTGGCGGCGGGCGTCCTCTGCATCCTGCAGCCGGAGAACACCATGTACTTCTGGATCATGGTGGCGATCGCTTCCGTCCTGGGCATACTGCTCGTGGTGCCCATCGGCGGCGCGGACATGCCGGTGGTCATCGCCCTGCTCAACTCCTATTCGGGCATGGCCGCCGCGGCGACGGGCTTCGTGCTGTCCAACAACGTGCTGATCATTTCGGGATCGCTCGTCGGCGCTTCCGGATTCATCCTTACGAGCATCATGTGCAAGGCCATGAACCGGTCGCTCGCCAACGTGATGTTCGCGGGCGTCGGCGGCGATGCGGGCGGCGACGACGCGGGTCCTGCCGACGATCTCTACGAAGGCAAAGTGAAATCCACCACCGCCGAGGAGGTCGCCATGGTGCTCGACAGCGCGCGGCGCGTGGTGTTCGTCCCCGGCTACGGCATGGCGGTGGCCCAGGCGCAGCACGCCGTGCGCGACCTGGCCAATCAACTGGAGGCCGACGGCATCGAAGTGGAGTTCGCAATCCATCCCGTTGCGGGCCGCATGCCCGGACACATGAACGTGTTGCTGGCCGAAGCGGACGTCCCCTACGACCGCCTGAAGGAGATGGACGAGGCCAATACGGGTTTCGAACAGACCGACGTAACCATCGTCATCGGCGCCAACGACGTGGTCAATCCCCTGGCCCGCGACGCGGCGGACACGCCGCTGACCGGCATGCCGATCCTGAACGTGGACAAGTCGCGGACCGTCGTGGTCATCAAGCGCAGCCTGAGCCCGGGCTTCGCCGGCATACCCAATCCGCTCTTCGCCGCGGACAACTGCCTGATGCTCTTCGCCGACGGCAAGGATGCGGTGCAGGAACTGACGGCGGCGGTGAACGAAATCTGA
- a CDS encoding NAD(P) transhydrogenase subunit alpha, with protein sequence MGETIAILTIFVLAVFVGFEVITKVPPILHTPLMSGSNAISGITIIGAILSAGTQYSTLTTVLGTAAVVFATINVVGGYLVTNRMLDMFKRKE encoded by the coding sequence ATGGGTGAAACCATTGCCATATTGACCATTTTCGTCCTGGCGGTGTTCGTCGGATTCGAAGTCATCACCAAGGTCCCGCCCATTCTCCACACGCCGCTGATGTCCGGCTCGAACGCCATATCGGGGATCACGATCATCGGCGCCATCCTCTCGGCCGGAACCCAGTACTCTACGCTGACCACGGTCCTCGGAACCGCCGCCGTGGTTTTCGCCACGATCAACGTGGTCGGCGGCTACCTCGTGACCAACCGCATGCTGGACATGTTCAAGAGAAAGGAGTAG
- a CDS encoding Re/Si-specific NAD(P)(+) transhydrogenase subunit alpha, which produces MTIGVPNETCPGERRVSIVPAGVGALVRAGCAVRVSAGAGREAGISDADYEAAGARVVPDRGSVFSEADVIVQVRGGGANPDSGMADVELLREGQVLIGFLEPLSAAAEIRALSDRRATACAMELIPRTSRAQSMDALSSQANIGGYKAALMAAEFLPKLFPMMMTAAGTITPAHVFVVGVGVAGLQAIATCKRLGAVIQAYDVRPAVKEQVQSVGARFVELELDTAESEGSGGYAQAMDEQFYEKQREMMARVVSENDVVITTAAVPGKPAPVLVTEDMVKSMSPGSVVIDLAAERGGNCEITEPGKTVVKHGVTLVGELNLPSTVPFHASQMYSNNIVNFLKLMINDGALDATVDDDIVQGATVTRDGEIVNELVRSVLDGTG; this is translated from the coding sequence ATGACCATCGGCGTCCCTAACGAAACCTGTCCGGGCGAACGGCGTGTATCCATCGTTCCGGCCGGGGTTGGCGCCCTGGTACGGGCAGGTTGCGCCGTCCGGGTTTCCGCAGGAGCGGGCCGTGAGGCGGGCATCTCGGACGCAGACTATGAAGCGGCCGGTGCCAGGGTTGTACCGGATCGTGGATCGGTATTTTCTGAAGCAGACGTGATCGTGCAGGTCAGAGGGGGCGGAGCCAATCCCGACTCGGGTATGGCGGACGTCGAGCTGCTGCGCGAGGGACAGGTACTGATCGGGTTTCTGGAACCGCTGTCCGCCGCCGCCGAGATCCGGGCGCTTTCAGACCGTCGCGCAACCGCCTGCGCCATGGAGTTGATCCCGAGGACCTCCCGGGCGCAGAGCATGGACGCCCTTTCCTCCCAGGCCAATATCGGCGGGTACAAGGCCGCGCTAATGGCGGCCGAATTCCTCCCGAAACTGTTCCCCATGATGATGACGGCGGCCGGGACCATCACGCCCGCCCATGTCTTCGTGGTGGGTGTCGGCGTGGCGGGCCTGCAGGCCATTGCGACCTGCAAGCGGCTGGGCGCCGTGATCCAGGCCTACGACGTGCGGCCGGCCGTCAAAGAACAGGTCCAGAGTGTCGGGGCACGATTCGTGGAGCTGGAGCTCGACACCGCGGAATCCGAAGGATCGGGGGGTTATGCACAGGCCATGGACGAGCAGTTCTACGAGAAACAGCGGGAGATGATGGCCCGCGTCGTATCCGAGAACGACGTGGTGATCACCACGGCCGCCGTACCCGGAAAGCCGGCGCCCGTGCTGGTGACGGAAGACATGGTCAAGAGCATGAGTCCCGGCTCGGTCGTGATCGACCTGGCGGCGGAACGGGGGGGAAACTGCGAGATCACGGAGCCGGGCAAGACCGTCGTCAAACACGGCGTGACCCTCGTGGGCGAATTGAACCTGCCTTCGACCGTGCCCTTTCACGCCAGCCAGATGTATTCCAACAACATCGTGAACTTCCTGAAGCTGATGATCAACGACGGCGCGCTGGACGCGACCGTGGACGACGATATCGTGCAGGGCGCGACCGTTACCCGCGACGGCGAGATCGTCAACGAACTGGTCCGTTCCGTACTTGACGGTACCGGCTGA
- a CDS encoding phytanoyl-CoA dioxygenase family protein, protein MEWASRMKSRTVASVEQAAYIPLRETGSQGVIMNESERYEFDRQGYIVIEDLLDPGTVSSLSAAVDELEAHALENLEKPPRKVSPWGPDYHRNPERGYHVDGSNAEGRTVIIEDFWNADERFDALVNDARTMAYIGGIVQGRSTINNSEIRIRYRGNLSGLHGGMRLENQKYRYGFNANGIDCMMVRMVYFIHDVSREHGAFCVIPGTHKTNLPCPYDGNPDEEPGVAALEVKAGDAILFTENLRHGGVTNSSDRVRKTIHVGYGPYWMLSQNQATMDEFPYVTEATFARWDDDQRALFKPWHRPRGWTRSSKA, encoded by the coding sequence ATGGAGTGGGCCTCGAGGATGAAATCGCGAACGGTGGCATCGGTGGAACAGGCGGCCTACATTCCGCTAAGGGAGACGGGCAGCCAAGGAGTCATCATGAACGAATCCGAACGCTATGAATTCGACCGCCAGGGCTACATCGTGATCGAAGACCTGCTGGATCCGGGCACCGTCTCCTCGCTGTCGGCGGCGGTGGACGAACTGGAAGCACACGCACTGGAGAACCTGGAAAAACCGCCGCGCAAGGTCAGTCCGTGGGGGCCGGATTACCACCGGAATCCGGAACGGGGATATCACGTGGACGGATCGAACGCGGAGGGCAGGACCGTCATCATCGAGGACTTCTGGAACGCCGACGAGCGATTCGACGCGCTGGTGAACGACGCGCGCACCATGGCCTATATCGGCGGGATCGTCCAGGGCAGGTCCACGATCAACAATTCCGAGATCCGGATCCGCTACCGCGGGAACCTGTCGGGACTGCACGGGGGCATGCGGCTCGAGAACCAAAAGTACCGGTATGGGTTCAACGCCAACGGAATCGACTGCATGATGGTGCGCATGGTCTATTTTATCCATGACGTGTCCCGGGAACACGGTGCGTTCTGCGTCATTCCCGGAACCCACAAGACGAACCTGCCCTGTCCCTATGACGGCAATCCGGACGAGGAACCCGGCGTGGCCGCGCTGGAAGTCAAGGCCGGTGACGCCATACTGTTCACGGAGAACCTCCGTCACGGAGGCGTTACCAACAGTTCCGACCGGGTCCGCAAGACGATCCACGTGGGTTATGGGCCCTACTGGATGCTGTCGCAGAACCAGGCGACCATGGACGAATTTCCCTATGTGACGGAAGCCACTTTCGCCCGATGGGACGACGACCAACGCGCGCTCTTCAAGCCGTGGCACAGGCCGCGAGGCTGGACCCGAAGCAGCAAAGCATAA
- a CDS encoding aminotransferase class III-fold pyridoxal phosphate-dependent enzyme, protein MSVTRSVERSMRMYRRAEELIPGWTQLISRRASQFANGVSPVYARSAKGARFVDVDGNEYLDMMNAVSAIILGHADDIVDGAVKEQIDRGSIYTLNGPLEIELAEELVNTIPSAEMVRYAKAGGETCALAVRIVRGTTGRDIILFCGYHGWHDWYQSANYLVDPESGEYPFAGIEPIGVPRVLAGTAIPFTYGDLDMLSDLLKKYEGQVAAVMMEPARSDLPPPGYLEAVKSLTHENGALLIFDEVSCGWRFRIGGFQEYTGVTPDVTTLAKAMSNGYAMGAVVGSREAMAPAASMFVSSSYWSDNVGLAAALTTIRELKRRDSVPFFDAMGELVKKTINDAFASAGLPGACVGLSHNPGLAFDLPDPELTPIVSTLFVQEMSRRGIFTPTSFRVTMAHTEEDVRQLGEAAAEVFGLIKSGLDHGNLSELLECDLKKEPFRRLVR, encoded by the coding sequence ATGTCCGTCACCCGTTCCGTAGAACGGTCCATGCGCATGTACCGGCGGGCCGAGGAACTGATCCCCGGTTGGACACAACTCATCAGCCGGCGGGCAAGCCAGTTTGCCAACGGTGTCAGCCCGGTCTACGCCAGAAGCGCCAAGGGCGCGCGTTTCGTAGACGTGGACGGCAACGAGTACCTGGACATGATGAACGCGGTCAGCGCCATCATCCTGGGTCACGCCGATGATATCGTTGACGGAGCGGTGAAGGAACAGATCGACCGGGGCAGTATCTACACGCTGAACGGTCCGCTGGAAATCGAACTGGCCGAGGAACTCGTCAACACAATCCCAAGCGCCGAGATGGTGCGATACGCCAAGGCCGGGGGAGAAACCTGCGCCCTGGCCGTGCGGATCGTGCGGGGAACCACCGGCAGGGACATCATCCTCTTCTGCGGATATCACGGTTGGCACGATTGGTACCAGTCCGCCAACTACCTCGTCGATCCGGAGAGCGGCGAGTATCCCTTCGCCGGCATCGAGCCGATCGGCGTGCCGAGGGTGCTGGCCGGGACGGCCATCCCCTTCACGTACGGCGACCTGGACATGCTCTCGGACCTTCTGAAAAAGTACGAGGGACAGGTCGCGGCGGTCATGATGGAACCCGCGCGGTCCGATCTCCCGCCGCCTGGCTACCTGGAAGCCGTCAAGTCGCTGACCCACGAAAACGGCGCGCTGCTGATATTCGACGAGGTGTCCTGTGGCTGGCGCTTCCGCATCGGGGGATTCCAGGAGTATACCGGGGTGACGCCCGACGTTACCACCCTGGCCAAGGCCATGTCGAACGGATACGCCATGGGCGCCGTCGTAGGGTCCCGCGAGGCCATGGCGCCCGCCGCGTCGATGTTCGTATCCAGTTCCTACTGGAGCGACAACGTGGGCCTTGCCGCGGCGCTGACCACTATTCGTGAGTTGAAGCGACGGGACTCGGTACCTTTCTTCGATGCCATGGGCGAACTGGTCAAGAAGACGATAAACGACGCCTTCGCGAGCGCGGGACTGCCCGGCGCCTGCGTGGGCCTATCCCACAATCCCGGACTCGCCTTCGACCTGCCCGATCCGGAACTCACCCCCATCGTCTCCACGCTGTTCGTACAGGAGATGTCGCGCCGGGGCATCTTCACCCCTACCTCGTTTCGGGTCACCATGGCTCATACGGAGGAAGACGTCCGGCAACTGGGCGAGGCGGCCGCCGAGGTTTTCGGGCTCATCAAATCGGGCCTGGACCACGGCAACCTGTCGGAACTGCTTGAATGCGACCTCAAGAAGGAACCCTTCAGGAGGCTGGTCAGGTGA